The window TTCTCCGCGATCTGCACGCGGATTTCGCCGTCCGAGAAGCGGCCCACGTTCGCCCGGGCCGGGCTGCAACCGAGATGGTCGCAAACGCCGGCGGTGAGCGTCTCGGAGGCGCCGCCGCTGAAAACTTTCAAATCGCTCGTGTAGGCCACCGGGATGCCGATCCTCTACCGGGCAAAGCCGGCGCGGAAGTTCTAAATGGCAGGGGCGGTAGGATTCGAACCCACGATGACCTGCACCAAAAGCAGGTGCCTTACCACTTGGCCACGCCCCTGTGTTGCACGGCCAGGCCCGCGGGCCTGCTTTCCGGGCATACGACAGCGCGGGCACACAGGCGCCACACGCGCGTCACGGGATTGGAGAGTATAGCAAGCGGGCCGTTATCAAGTCAACGCGCGCGCGGGACTTAGGCCGCGCGGGAGCCTGTGCGGGAGACCCGAATGGGCGGGCGGGGCGGCCCGGGAATTTACCTGCCGAGAAAGGCCAGAATACGGCTTCGCAGGGCGTCGTGATCGCGGGTTTCGCACTCCCAGACGGTGAGCACGTCCCAGCCGAGGGCGTGCAGCGCGGCGCGGTGCTTCTTGTCCCGATCCACATTGGCCTGGATCTTTCGCCGCCAGTAGTCCCGGTTGGTCGCGGGGATGCGGGCGCCGCGTTTGCAGGAGTGGCCATGCCAGAAGCAGCCGTGCACGAAGATTGCCTTGCGGCGCGATTTGAACACCAGGTCGGGCTTACCGGGCAGGGACGGATCGTGCAGCCGGTACCGGAAACCCTCGGCGTGAATCATGCGCCGAACGAGCATTTCCGGGGCGGTGTCTTTGGATTTCACCGCGCGCATGGTGCGGCTGCGGGATTCGGGGTCTTCAGGCATCAGGATCGCTGAATCGGGGCGTGGACCCCGGCGTCGCGGCGCTCATGCGGCGTGCTTCGAGGAAGATTTATTCGACTTCAGTAGCGGCTCAATCAGATGCTCCGCGAGGTGACGAACGGCGGGAACGGCCACACCGTCCCCCGTCAAGTGGTACGCCTCGTTGTAGTTGGCGGGTAAGGTGTAGGTGTCGGGCAGCCCCATCAGGCGCGCGGCCTCGCGGCCCGAGAGGAGTCGGGTCCTCACCGATGCGCCCTCCACCACCATGATTAGCTGTCGGCTGGAGCCGCCGGCCGGGGTTCGCAGGCAGCCGGCAATACCGTCAAACCGGACTTCGGCGCGCTGTACTTTCCGGCCCGGGCCATCGGGGCGGGTCCGCTTGTAGAGAGTCCCGACAATCCGCCGGCCTTCCGCCTTCGCCTGTTCGAGTTTTTGCCGGTTCAGGTCGCTCATCATCCCGAGGAGCTTCGCCGTCTGATCGGGGGTGTGCCAGGCGACATCGTGCGGGTTGGGTTCGATGAGGTCCGCCAGGCGCGTCTCGCGCGGTGCGGGTTCCGGGAAGTCCCACCAAATCCAGCGCTTCCGGAGTCCGGGTTTCAGGGCCTCCACCGCGCCCCGGAGGGCTTTCGTGTGCCATACGGGGTGTGGAGAATCGCCGGTGAGGCGGGCGGGGATATCGAGATCGGCGCGCGCGGCGATGATGAAGAGCCTGGGGCGCGATTGTGGCAGAAAGTGGACGGCGTCGACGACGGCGGCGCCGAAGCGGTAGCCCTGCCTGTTGAGGGCGTCGCAGATGGAGGCGAAATCGCGGCCGCCATGGGACGAAATCGCGCCGCAGACATTCTCCAGCACGATGATCGCCGGGGCGCGGCCCTCCCGATTCAGGTCCGTCATGAGTTTCCAGAACGGCCAGAAGGTTCCCGAGCGATCGCCGTTGAGGCCGGCGCCGTTTCCGGCCAGAGACAGGTCCTGACAGGGGAAGGAGGCCCAGGCCAGGTGGGCCGCGCCGGGCAGTTGATCGGTTGTGATGTGCCTGACGTCGCCGACGAACAAGTCGTCACCCGGCCAATTGGCCCGGTATGAACGGGCCTTGGAGGGGTCGAAATCGTTTGCGAAGAGACAGTCCCAGCGGTCGCCGAGACCCGCGCGGGCCATGCCCCCGCCGGCGAAGAACTCGTAATACTGGTAGCTGGCGTTTTTTATCATGGTCTGCTTTCGAATCCTGGCCCGAGCGCGCCGCGTGCTGCACTGCGGCAGGGTGTGACCCCATTGAATAGAGTCCGGGGCCTTCACCCTATCGCAGCGGGGCGGCGGCCCGCAATATCGCGTCACCGCACCGCACGGATCCGGTCCATGAGGGCGAGGGCTTCCCGCGTCACCGCCTGGGTCTCGGAAATAATGTCCACGTCGTGGTTCCGGCGCACGTTGAGCCGGAGCCGGGCCATGCGGCGGGCGAGTGGGAGCACTTCCTGGCCCAGTTCGAAGGCCGGATCCACGCGCCCGTTGCCGAGCAGGCGGCAGAGCGCTCCGTCGCAGGCGCACAGGGCGGCGCCCGCGCCGATGAGATTGGTTCGCGCGGAGGCCAGCGCCGGGGCATGGTAGAGCAGGTTGACGAGATGTTCCCGCGCTTCCTGCGACCGCTGGGCTTCCTCCATTGCGCTTCCCGTGCCGGCCTGGCGCAGTTTGCGATGGACCTCGCGGATATCCAGGTTGTACCGGCGGGCCAGGCTCAGATCGAGGGCGATCTGGCGGCGGTCCTGTTCCTGCAGGCGCAGGGCGACCTCGTCCCGCCATCGTTCGGCGACGCCGTTTGTGGCGAGGAGGATGACCTGGCCCTGGCCGGGGAACATTTCGAGGTGGCGGCGCCAGGGCATGGGGGACCAGAGCCGGCTGCGAACGAAATCGGAGACGTCATAGGCTTCGAGGCCGGCGGGCGGGGAATCGGGCGCCTCGATGTAGACGGTGGTGACTTCCGTAAGTTCGTTGCTTATCACGTAGAGCAGCCGGTAGTCGGAACCGGCGAGCCAGCTCCATTGGATTGCCGGCACGCCTTCCGGGCGCTGGGAGCGGGAGTGTTCCTGCCAGGTGATCTTGAACGGGCAATCTTCGGGCTCGGCGCAGGGCGTGGCGTTCAGCACGAGGGGGGCCAGGGCGAAGAAGCGCTCCACCCGGTGCCCGAGCTCCGCCCAGTTGTCGCTGAAGTTGAGGAACGGACCAGTGAGGGATCGCTGGGTGTTCCCCTGCACCCAGATCGGGTCGTTGTGGTAGACAAACGCGAACCATCCGCGCGCGCCACTGGCAAAGGCCAGGTTGATCATGAGGCGCATTTCCGGGCTCGTATTCCATTCGGGCGTGTCCGTCGAGAATACGAAAGCCGGCGCGACCACCCACAGTTGCTGGCCCCGCGCGAGGGGGTAGTGTTCGCGGACGGTATCGCCCAGTTCCCAGGGGGCGTGGGACTTGAAATGGGAGATCCCGGTGACGGGGAAGTGCGGGCCGAACAGGGGAACGTTGGTTGTGTCCCGGTGTATCGCGGCGAGCGGATGGTTGGGGTCCGCCTCCTGAATGCGCGCCTGGGCGTCCACGTGCATCTTGAAGGATTGGGACGGGGGCTCGTCCTGGATGGCCCAGCCGAGTATGGCGGGCGAATCCGCGAAGGGCCGGATATCGCGATCGATCAGCTTGTCGGGGTCGCGCTGGAATTCGTCGCGCGGCCAGTGGTGGTGGGCCAGCACGCGGATTCCGTACGAATCCGCCAGGCCCAGCACTTCGCGCCATTCCGAGGGGGTGAGGCGGTCGATCTCCTCGATGGCGACGCTGTTGTGGTGGTGGCGGGCAATATCCTCCAGGGCGAACCGCCAGTAGTCGCGAAACGAAATCTCCATGCAATCCGCCATGCGCTTGGCGGTGCCCGCCTTCATGTAGACACCGAGCGGGAGGAACTCGTTGAGCAACGGATATTGCGGGGCTTCCGCCATCGGATGGCGCCCGCTATCCGGCCCGTAGCAGGCGGCGTGCTCCCTGGTGCTCAGGCCGCGGAATCGGATGGACTGGATCTCGAAGGTCTCGGTCTTGCGCTTGGTCGCGTAGAGCCGGAATGCGCAATGGTCGATGAAGCGGGGGAATCCGTGATGTTGCACGAGGCGCGCAGCGGTCTGCCAGGATTGGGCCGGTTCCAGGGCGTCAAAGTGGGTTCCGCCGCGGTAGCTCAGCACCCAGGCCGGGCGCGCGGACATGGAAATGCAGCGGTAGGTGATCTCCGCCACGGGGTAGCGGTTGAGGTCAATCGGAAAGCGGCTGTCCTGGCTCCGCCGGGAACTGAGCGATACCCAGAAGCTGGGGTCGCTCGACGGGAGGCTGTCAATCGGCCGGACGCCTTCGAAATGCCCGATGAGGCTTACCCCCGAAGCGGTCTGCACACGTTCGGCCGGGATCGACTGCCATTCGCGATCGGCCGGATCATCCACGAGCGCCCAATGGGCAATTTCTTCGGCGGTAAACTCGACGTACTCGGCGGCGGCGCGGCCTTCCGGATCGTGGCGCTCCAGCACCGTCTTCAGGAATCCGGCGTACTTGTAAATCATGGAGGCAGCATCCTTCTAACGGTACGACGCGCCAGTGACACCGGGAAATGCACGCCAGGCAGCGACCCGCGGCCAACCAATTCGCCGGGCCGTTGATCCTAGCCAAGAAACGCCGGAAAACGCAACCGGCGGGCGCCTTCCGCGTGACGGAGGGCAAACAACGCGATTGCGCCGCGGTATCGCCGCGAGATTGCCAATCCATGGCGCGGTAGCGCAACATTTTCGGTCTGCAGTGTGCGGCGGGCTTGCGCGCGGATTCCCCGGCGCGCTATCGTGCCCGCCCATGCCCGACTCCGCGAAGAAAGAACCGCTTCTCCTCGACACGCCGCTCGGCGATCTGCCTGGAATCGGCCCGAAACGGGCGTCGCTCCTGCAACAGCTGGGCCTGGCGACCGTGCGTGAACTGCTGTACCACTTCCCGCGCGATTACCAGGACCGCCGGCGCCTTACCCCGATTTCGGAGGCGGCCAGGGGCGAAACCGTCACGTTCGAGGCCCGGGTGAAGGAAGCGCGAAACGTGCGGATGCGGGGGCGCGGATCCATGGCGGTGCTCGTGCTGGAGGACGACACCGGCGCGATCAAGGCGACGTTTTTCGGGCGGGGTTACCTGGCGAACTCGACGTTGCGGCCCGGGGTGACGGGGGTGTTCCACGGGGTTGTGGAGGAGTACAAGGGGCTGGCGCTCAAGAGCCCGGAGTTCGAGGTGTTGGAAGCGGGGGCGGGCGCGGGGCTGCATACGGGCCGGATTGTGCCGATTTACCGGCTGACCGAGAAAGTCACCCAGCGGATGCTGCGCACGTGGATCGCCGAGGCGCTCGATCGCGTGGACGGGACCATTCCGGAAACGCTGCCGCCCGCGGTGCGCGCCGCGGAAGGGCTGGCCCCACTGGGCGCGTGCCTGCGGCAGATCCACTTTCCCGAGAGCAGCGAGGCGGCGGAGGCCGCGCGCGCGCGCCTCATTTTCGAATCGCTGCTCACCATCCAGATCGGCGTTCTGCGGAAGCGTCTGCACCGCCGGGGGGAGGAGGGCGTAGCACACCACATGAACGGGCCGCTGTTCAAGGCCCTCGATCGCCAGTTGCCCTTCAAGCTCACCGAAGCCCAGGAGCGGTGCATCGCGGAGATACTCCGGGACATGGCCGAGCCGCGCCCCATGACGCGCCTGGTGCAGGGGGATGTTGGATCCGGGAAGACGATTGTCGCGGCGCATGCGGTTGCCGCCGCGATCGACAGCGGCTTCCAGGCGGCTTACATGGCGCCGACGGAGCTTCTCGCGGAACAGCAGTTCAAGACCCTGCGGGCGCTGTTTGAGCCGCTCGGGGTTCGCGTTGAACTGCTTACGGGCAGCCAGCGGGGCGCGCGATCCATACGGCGTGGCGTTGCGGCGGGCGCGGCGGGGATCGTCGTGGGGACGCAGGCGCTATTTCAGCAATCGACGACTTTCCAGCGCCTTGGGCTGGTCATCATCGACGAGCAGCACCGCTTCGGCGTGGCGCAACGCAATGCGCTGGCGGAGAAGGGCGAGCGCCCGGACGTGCTGCATATGACCGCGACGCCCATCCCCCGATCACTCGCGATGACGCTGTATGGCGGCATGGATCTGTCGGTTATCGACAGCCTTCCGCCGGGACGGAAGCCGGTCAAGACACGCTATATCCCGGAGAGCAAGGTGGCTGGTTGCTATGCCTATGTGGCGGACCAGGCGCGGCTTGGCCGCCAGAGCTTTATCGTGTGCCCGCTGGTGGAGGCGTCCGAGCTTCGACAGGACAGCACGGCGGTGGAGGATCACTTCGCGGAGCTTTCCACCGGCCCGCTTTCCGGCCTGCGCACCGCCTGTATCCACGGGCGGCTCGATGCGGGCGAGAAGGACGAGATCATGCGGCGCTTTTCGGCGGGCGAGGTGGATGTGCTGTTCAGCACGACGGTCATCGAGGTGGGCATTGACGTGCCCAACGCGACCACAATGCTCATCGAGAACGCGTCCCAGTTCGGGCTGACCCAGCTGCACCAGTTGCGCGGTCGCGTGGGCCGGGGGGACGCTCAATCCTACTGCTTCTTGCTCGGCAAGCCCGCGACAAAAGAGGGGCGCGAGCGGCTGCGGATCTTTTGCGAGATGAGCAGCGGGTTCGACCTGGCGGAGGCGGATCTCCGTCTGCGCGGCCCGGGGGAAGTGACGGGATTCCGGCAGGCCGGTTTCGACGATCCGCACGCGGCGGCGTGGGCCGGGGACGCGCGCCTGCTGGACCGCACGCGGCGCCGCGCGGAGGCGATCCTGGCGGACGACCCCGAACTCGCGGACGCCGCCTGGGACCCGCTCCGCGCAAGAATCGAAGCGTGCGAAAGCGCCGCGCTCTGAGTGCGCCCCGCGGGGCGAATCAGGCCGTGCGCGGAGCGGCTTGCCGCGGGCCCCGATACGTCCGGGAAAGGCGCTATAGTTTGGTAGCGAAGAAGGCGAATTCCGCGGCTATTGGGCCTCGCGTGCTTTGACTCGCCCCGAAACGACCTGCTACTATCCGGCGCGAGCATATGGCGCGCCCGCGGCTCTCGGCGGCACCGTGGACTCCGCCATGGCCGGCGCCCGGCCGGGCCGCCGGTACCCCGGGGTGGGATCATTTCGTTGTCGCAGCGTTCCAAAGAATTCGAAGACCTCGTGCTGGAGCATATGGACATGCTCCATGCCGTGGCCTTGCGCCTTACCCGCAACGCGGCCGACGCCGATGATCTTACGCAGAACGCGCTCGTCAAGGCCCTCCGCTTCCACGACAAGTTCAAGGAAGGCACGTATATCAAGGCGTGGCTTCTGACGATTCTCCGCAACACCTTCATCAACGAGTATCGCAAGCGCGCGCGGACGCCCCTGGCCGTCGAGCTTTCCAGCGCGGATACGGCGGAGACCGCGATCCCGCCCGCGCCGGTGGGGGATCGCGTCCAGGACATGCTCGAACTGCTGGACGACGAAGTCCGCGCCGCCGTGGATGATCTTCCGCGGGACTTCCGCGATGCGGTCATCATGGCGGATCTGGAGGAGAAATCCTACAAGGAAATCGCGGAGTACATGGATTGCCCCATCGGCACGGTCATGTCCCGCCTGTACCGGGGGCGGAAGATCTTGCGCGAGCGGCTGGCCGGCTACGCTCCCGGTGCGCGCGACGGCGAAGCCGATTCCAGGTAAGGGGGCTTGCGGGGCCGGGGCAATGGGGGCTGGCCGCGCGCGGCGCCTCGGGGAAACACCTTCACGGCGCGGTCAGCTGTGTTTCCAGAAGGCGGGAAGCAGCAGGACGCAGATACTGAAGAGTTCGAGGCGGCCCATCGCCATGCACAGGCTCAGGAACAACTTGCCCGAGGCGGGAATGAACGCGAAATTCTCCACGGCCCCCACGTGTTCCAGGCCGGGGCCAATATTGTTCAGCGTTGCGACAACGGAGGTCATCGCCGTCTGGAACGGTAGCCCGAGCAGGGACATGTAGAGGCAACCCGCCGCAAAGAGAATCATGTGGATGAAGAAGAATGCGTAGACGGTCCGCTGCGTGCCTTCGTCCACGACTTGCCCGTTGATGCGGATCGGGCGGACGGTCTTGGGGCGGAAGGTGTTTTCAAGCCGCCAGTAGGCCATCTTGAAGAGCATAATGAAGCGAACGACCTTGATTCCCCCGCCGGTGGAGCCGGCGCAACCGCCCACAAACATCAGTATGACCAGCAGCATGCGCGAGAAGTAGGGCCACTTGTCGAAATCCTCCGTGCCATAGCCGGTGGTCGTCATCAGGGAGACCGTCATGAATGCCGCGTGGCGGGCCGCCTCGCCCGCGCTGTAGTCCGGCGGGGGCGGCGCGGCCGTATCAACCGCGATGCGCCCCTGCACGCCCATCAGGTTTATCGTAATGAGGAAGGACGCGATCGCGAGAATCAGGATGTAGGCCTTCCACTCCGTGTTCTTGAAGGGGGCCATCCAGTCGTGGTGCAGCATGGCGAAGTAGAGGCCGAAATTCGTGCCGGCCAGCACCATGAATACGATAATGATCACTTCGACCGCCAGGCTGTCGAACGCGGCGATACTATCCGCGCGCGGGCTGAAGCCGCCGGTGGCCAGGGTGCCGAAGGTATGGGTGAGGGCGTCGTACAGGTTCATGCCGGCGAGCATCAGCAGGGCGGTTTGGACGGCGGTCAAACCGACATACATGGTCCAGAGGGTGGTTGCGGTGTCCTTGATTCGGGGGCTCAGGCCGCGCGGGTCGGGGCCGGGCGATTCCGACTTGAAGAGCTGCTTTCCGCCCGCCCCCATGTACGGCAGGACCGCCACGAACAGGACGATGATGCCCATGCCGCCGATCCAGTGGGTGAAGGAGCGCCAGAAGAGGATACTGGGCGGCACGGCCTCGATATCTGTCAGAACGGTTGATCCGGTGGTTGTCAGGCCCGACATGGCCTCGAAGTAGGCGTCCACCGGGGTGAGCGTTCCGCTCAGGATGAAGGGCAGCGCGCTGACCGCCGCTGTCACGAGCCAGCCCACGCCCACCAGGGCCAGGCCTTCCCGCTGGAACATGCGGTCGGGCGCGCGGAATCCCGCCGCCGAGAGGAGGGCGCCCGCAAGCCCGGCGAGGGCCATGGACTTCAGGAATGCCACGAGGGAGCTCCAGTCCTGGAAGAGGACCGCGCATATGGCCGAGGGAATCATCAGGAGGGCCACGGCGACGGTGAAATGGCCCAGGTACTTGGCGACGAGCCGGTAGTTCATGGCCGTTTCGTCATGGTTTTGCGGACCGCGTCGAGGGATTTGGCCGCTGCGATGACGATCACGGAGTCGCCGGCCATGATGGCGTCATTGCCGCTCGGGATCAGGACCGAGTCGCCTCGAATGATCGTGGCGACGAGGGCGCCGCGCGGCATGCGCAGGTCCTTGAGCGGCTGCCCGAGAACCGAGACGCCGTCGCGCACGGCCATTTCCACGATTTCGACCTGGCCCTCGCCGAGGACCGCCAGGGAGGTCACATCGCCCCGGTACATCATTTTCATGATCCGCGTTGCAATGGAGGCGCGTGGCGTCACGGCCAGATCGATGCCCAGCCGTTTCACCAGCGGCGCGAAATCTGGCTGGTGCACGATGGCCGCAACGGATCGCGCGCCGACTTCCTTCGCGAGCACGGCCGCCATGATGTTGCGCTCGTCGTCGCCCGTCGCGGCGACGAACATGTCCATGGTGTCCACGTGCTCCTGTTCGAGCGCGACCCGCGAGGTGGCGTCGCGGCAGACCACTTTGGCCCTGGCCAGCTTTTCCGCGAGCCGCTGGGCGCGCTCCTCGTGCCGCTCGAATACTTTCACCGTCTTCATCTTGTCTTCGAGGGCCTGGGCGAGGCGGAGGCCGATCGTGCCGCCGCCCATGATGGCCACCCGCCGCGGCTTCACTTCCTCGCCGTGGAAGAGGCGCTGGATCTGGTCGATGCTCTCGTGGGTGCCGATGAAGGTGACCAGATCGCCCGGCTCCACAATGGAGTCGCCGTGCGGGATCATGCATTTGCCGTCCCGCTCGATGACGCCGAGCAAGACGCCGCTGCCGGGGCGAATGACATCCTTCAGGGTCTTGCCGTTTCGGGTGGGGGATTTGGCCGCGCGCACCTGGAGCATCTGGGCCTTGCCCTTGCCGAAGTCCTGTGCGCTGAGAATGCCGGGGTGCTCAATGTAGTTGGCTATCTCCAGGGCCGCCAGGGAGTCGGGGCTCAGGATATAATCGATACCCAGGACCGTCTCGTACAGGATGTTGGATTCCATGTACATGGGGCTGTCCACCCGGGCGACGGCCACTTTCGCGCCGAGGCCTTTGGCCGTGGCCGCCGCGATGAGGTTCTTTTCGTCGTTGCCCATGCTGGCCACGAAGAGTCCGGCGGAGCCGACGTTCAGGGATTGCAGCAGCATGATCGACGAGCCGTCGCCCGTTGCCGTGCTCACATCCAGGGCGTAGTCGATTTGCTCGACGATGTCCGGATTCTGCTCGATGACGGTTACGTCCTGGTGTTCGGTGCTCAGGAGGCGGGCGAGGTGGTATCCGACCCGCCCGCCGCCGGCGATAAAGATGTTCATGTCAGTCCGGACCCTTCCCGCGCTACGGACACCGCAAGCCCCGCATGGTCCTACAAACCGCGCGCTGGAGTCAAACGCTTTGGCGGTTTCTGTAGTATGATGAAGAGGCCCGGGGGATGTCTGCAACGCGCCGCGGGCCGGATTGGAGAGGTTGAAATGGCCACGAAATACACCCGTGAGGGCACGGTGGACGGCGCGCTGGAAGCGCGACAAACCCCCTGGCGCCGGCAGGGCCCGATCGCGCCGCCGCTTTCGCGCGGCCAGCGCGCGTTCGTCATTCTAACCGGGGCCATCGCGATTGTATTGCTTGCCCAGGTGGCCGTAAACCTGAATCGCACCTCGGATTATGCGTTCGAGCGCGTGCGCCGGGGCACGGGCGTCATCGCCGAGCGCGGCCCCGGGGAGACGGGCGCGGAGGGCGGTGGTTTGGTGACCATTGAGGTCACCCTCGAAAATGATCGGCGTATGCGGGCCGATTTCCGGATTCCGGCGCCGTATTGGGAAACGCTGCCGGTTGGCGCCACGGTGGCGGTCCTGTACCAGATGAATCAGACGGGCGACGCAATTCAGATCCTCGAGTGCGGGCTGGTTGCGCTGGAAGACGGCATCCGCTAAGCTACGGGCAACCGGGGCATAGGTTCACCATCACGCCGCCGGACCCCGGGCGGCACAGGGTAGCGGCATGGGTCTCAATCCCGAAGAAATACGCAGCATTTTCCGCCGCACGGTCATCGTGCGCAAGCCGACCTACGGCATTGTGCGCGGCGACCACGAGCTGCCGTATATCTGCCTGGGGCCCTCGTTCGAGTCCGGCTACGAGGCCACGACCGTAAGCGGCAAGGTGCAGGTTTCGCGGCGGTTCGTGATCCGCCCCTCCCACTATGCGCCGAGTTACGAGGAAGTTTTCGGAAGCGACAACGTCGATCTCGAGATTTCCGGGCGCGTCTTCGGCTTCCTGGGCTTTCCCGAGCGCCCGGTGGATTGCAAGTCCGAATACCTTACGATCGAACATAGGAACGAGTCCGTTGACAGCCTGCTGTCGCGCTGCCTGGACGATCTGGAGCGCCGCGAAGACATAACGACGGGCGTGCTGATATCTCCCGACAACCGGTACTTTCCGATATCGGTGGAGCGTTTCATTTCATCCGTGCTGGATGATGAATTCTCGTTTTAGTCACGCGCCCGCGAAGCGAAGGAGCCTTATCGTGAAAACTGCCTACGAACTCGCCCTGGAACGCCTTGAAGCCGCCTCCGGTCCCATTCGCTCCCTCAGCGACGCGGAAAAAGCGGCGCTGGCCGAAGTGGACAAGAAGTACGACGCGCAGGCCGCGGCCCTGCGGATCGACTATGAGGGGAAACTGGCGGTCGCCGATTCCCACGCGGCCTATTCCGCGCTGAAGGACGAACTGGCGCATGAACTCGCGATGATCGAAGACCGGCGTACGCGCGACCGGGATGCGATCTGGGGCGATGGCGCGGAGAGCGCGCGCTAGCCATGGCCGCGCCGCGGGAAAGCCGGGGGTGGAATCGCCGGGCCCTGGCCCTTGCCGGGCTCGCATGCTTCCTGCTGGTCGCGGCGGACGCGCGCCTGAAGGAGGCCCGCAGCGCGGGATTTAGGTTGGACGGCTGGACCTGGGAGGCGCAGGTCGCCAATGCGCCCGATTTCTGGGAGAGACTGGCCGCGCTGCCCGCCGCGGATTCCTTTGAGGCGAGTGCGCCGGACGCCCTGCGGGCGATCGAGGTGGCCATCCGGAAAATGACCGGGATTCGCCCGACCCCGTCCCGGATGCGCCTTTGGGCGGGGTATCAGGCCGCGATCGGCGGTGAAGGGGAGGACTGGTGCCTCATCCTGCGCCCCGGATTGCTCCTGCGCCTGACCAGCGTGGTCCGCAGCCCCGTTCAACCGCTGGAGGATGGCGCACCGTTCGCGCGCGAGCTGGCCGCGGGCTGGCGGGACGGTTTCCTGCTGATCGCGTCGTCGCCGGCGTACCTGGACCGGATGCAACGGGAAGGGCAACCGCTGTCAGGCGAAGCCGGCTCCGGGCGGGCGGTGGCGCTGGCCTGGCCGGCGAACCGCGCCTCATTGCGTCTGGAGGCCGCCGACGGTCTGCCTTTCGCACTCGATCTTTCCCTGCACCAGCCGCCAGGCGGGCCGCCTATGCGCGCGCCGGATGGATGGGATGACGCGGCGGGCTGGGTCGCGTGCCGCGGCGGATTTGCGCCCGAGGCGATCGGGGCCGTCGCGCCCTTGTTGGCGCGTCTTCCCGAAGCCGACGCCATCCGCGCCTATGCGGAAGCCTGGTGGCGGGCCTTTACGCCGGTGGAGCTCGTCCCGCCGCGCGAGAACGCGTGGGCGGCGGGCCTGTTCGCGGCGGGCTGGTCGGGAGAATCGCTTACCGCGGAGGTGGTCTGGTCCGAGTTTGGACCCGGCGTGGAGACGGCTGAGCCCTGGGCCGAGGCGCTACGCGTCCCGCATCAGTGGGACGAGACCCCCGGATGGCTGGTCCCGGTGGAGGGGGCGGCGCGGGCGTGGGGGATGGTGTCCAGGCCGGAGGCGCTTTTCCGGACGAGCCACGAACACCTGATGCCCCGCCAGCTGGCGGCCACATTCCAGCCGGATTCTCAGGCGGTACTGGCGGCGCGCTTCGATTGGTTGCGCGCCAGTGAATCGGCGCGGGCCATCCTGCGGGAAGCCGCCGACGCGGAGTGGATTCCGGGCTGGAACCGGCGGGATGTGGAAAGGGAGATCATCCCCCTGCTGGACGCGTTCGGCGGTTGGGGCCGATTCGAGTTGCGCCTCGAAGAGCGGGACGGGGCGATCACCGGCGCCGGTTATCTCGCGCGGGACGCGGGCGGCGCCTGATGGCCGCGATCCTCATTGCGGCGGGCCTGCTCGTTGCCGCCGCCGCACCTCCCGAAGTGGCGTGGGTAACGGGCAACGGCATCGTGTACGCCGGCCTGGACGCGGAAGGCCGCATGGCCCAGTTGAACTGGCCGGGTCCGGGCGCGCCCAATCATTGGGGCGGTGGCGGCTGGCTGATGCGGGAAGGGAAATCGTGGCGGGCGCTCGGCTCGTCTGCCCGGACGGGTTACGAGGCGCCGGACTCCGTCGTACTGGAAGCACGGTTTGAAACGAACGATCCGGGCCGGTACGCCGTGCAAAGGGTCTTTGC is drawn from Candidatus Hydrogenedentota bacterium and contains these coding sequences:
- the vsr gene encoding DNA mismatch endonuclease Vsr, with translation MPEDPESRSRTMRAVKSKDTAPEMLVRRMIHAEGFRYRLHDPSLPGKPDLVFKSRRKAIFVHGCFWHGHSCKRGARIPATNRDYWRRKIQANVDRDKKHRAALHALGWDVLTVWECETRDHDALRSRILAFLGR
- a CDS encoding DNA cytosine methyltransferase gives rise to the protein MIKNASYQYYEFFAGGGMARAGLGDRWDCLFANDFDPSKARSYRANWPGDDLFVGDVRHITTDQLPGAAHLAWASFPCQDLSLAGNGAGLNGDRSGTFWPFWKLMTDLNREGRAPAIIVLENVCGAISSHGGRDFASICDALNRQGYRFGAAVVDAVHFLPQSRPRLFIIAARADLDIPARLTGDSPHPVWHTKALRGAVEALKPGLRKRWIWWDFPEPAPRETRLADLIEPNPHDVAWHTPDQTAKLLGMMSDLNRQKLEQAKAEGRRIVGTLYKRTRPDGPGRKVQRAEVRFDGIAGCLRTPAGGSSRQLIMVVEGASVRTRLLSGREAARLMGLPDTYTLPANYNEAYHLTGDGVAVPAVRHLAEHLIEPLLKSNKSSSKHAA
- the recG gene encoding ATP-dependent DNA helicase RecG, producing MPDSAKKEPLLLDTPLGDLPGIGPKRASLLQQLGLATVRELLYHFPRDYQDRRRLTPISEAARGETVTFEARVKEARNVRMRGRGSMAVLVLEDDTGAIKATFFGRGYLANSTLRPGVTGVFHGVVEEYKGLALKSPEFEVLEAGAGAGLHTGRIVPIYRLTEKVTQRMLRTWIAEALDRVDGTIPETLPPAVRAAEGLAPLGACLRQIHFPESSEAAEAARARLIFESLLTIQIGVLRKRLHRRGEEGVAHHMNGPLFKALDRQLPFKLTEAQERCIAEILRDMAEPRPMTRLVQGDVGSGKTIVAAHAVAAAIDSGFQAAYMAPTELLAEQQFKTLRALFEPLGVRVELLTGSQRGARSIRRGVAAGAAGIVVGTQALFQQSTTFQRLGLVIIDEQHRFGVAQRNALAEKGERPDVLHMTATPIPRSLAMTLYGGMDLSVIDSLPPGRKPVKTRYIPESKVAGCYAYVADQARLGRQSFIVCPLVEASELRQDSTAVEDHFAELSTGPLSGLRTACIHGRLDAGEKDEIMRRFSAGEVDVLFSTTVIEVGIDVPNATTMLIENASQFGLTQLHQLRGRVGRGDAQSYCFLLGKPATKEGRERLRIFCEMSSGFDLAEADLRLRGPGEVTGFRQAGFDDPHAAAWAGDARLLDRTRRRAEAILADDPELADAAWDPLRARIEACESAAL
- a CDS encoding sigma-70 family RNA polymerase sigma factor, with translation MSQRSKEFEDLVLEHMDMLHAVALRLTRNAADADDLTQNALVKALRFHDKFKEGTYIKAWLLTILRNTFINEYRKRARTPLAVELSSADTAETAIPPAPVGDRVQDMLELLDDEVRAAVDDLPRDFRDAVIMADLEEKSYKEIAEYMDCPIGTVMSRLYRGRKILRERLAGYAPGARDGEADSR
- a CDS encoding TrkH family potassium uptake protein, which translates into the protein MNYRLVAKYLGHFTVAVALLMIPSAICAVLFQDWSSLVAFLKSMALAGLAGALLSAAGFRAPDRMFQREGLALVGVGWLVTAAVSALPFILSGTLTPVDAYFEAMSGLTTTGSTVLTDIEAVPPSILFWRSFTHWIGGMGIIVLFVAVLPYMGAGGKQLFKSESPGPDPRGLSPRIKDTATTLWTMYVGLTAVQTALLMLAGMNLYDALTHTFGTLATGGFSPRADSIAAFDSLAVEVIIIVFMVLAGTNFGLYFAMLHHDWMAPFKNTEWKAYILILAIASFLITINLMGVQGRIAVDTAAPPPPDYSAGEAARHAAFMTVSLMTTTGYGTEDFDKWPYFSRMLLVILMFVGGCAGSTGGGIKVVRFIMLFKMAYWRLENTFRPKTVRPIRINGQVVDEGTQRTVYAFFFIHMILFAAGCLYMSLLGLPFQTAMTSVVATLNNIGPGLEHVGAVENFAFIPASGKLFLSLCMAMGRLELFSICVLLLPAFWKHS